The Herbiconiux sp. A18JL235 region CAGCGTGTCGGTGATCTTGGCGAACGAGAGCCGCGATGCGGCCCGACCGTTCTTGGGTGAAGTGGTGGTTGCGTTGCGCGCAGCAGCCAAGGAAATAACCTCCGTGGGCCCCGTCGGGCCTTGCGTTACTTACGGTCGTTGTGTCGAGAACTCCGCAGATGTGTCCGAACCCGCAATATGGTTCTAGAGTGTTGCTGCGCGGTAGGGTGAGAAACCCCGGCGCAGATGCCGACCGCAATATGAAGGCATAGTTGTTCTGGGAGCGCAAAGAACAACTATAGGCGCTCTCGACACGCCTGTCCAGTCCAATTCTTGACCGCTCCGGAATTCTCAGGTATAACGCGCTGATGGCACGGGAACGCGACAGGCGAGGCACGCGGGTCGAGCATCCGTCGGCCCGGTTGAGCGACGGGATGCTCGCCACCATCGAGCCCGACCGCTTCCGTGCGGGTTCGCAGGTGCTCATCGTCGACGGAACGCCCCAGTCGCACGTCGACCTCGACGACCCCACCTACCTCTCGTTCGAGTACGTGAGGCGCATCGGCCACGGCATCGATCTGCTCGCACCCGCGGGCGAAGCGATCACGGCTGTGCACCTCGGCGGTGGCGCGTTCACCCTGCCCCGCTACGTGGAGGCGACACGGCCCGGGTCGCGGCAGCAGGTGGTGGAGATCGACAGCGGACTGGTGGAGTTCGTGCGGCGGGAGCTGCCGTTGCCGCGGAGCGCCTCCATCAGAGTGCGTCACGGGGACGCTCGAGAGGTGCTCGAGAAGCTTCCCACCGGCATACTCGGGGCCGTCGACCTGGTGGTCGTCGACGTGTTCGCCGGAGCGCGCACGCCCGCGCATGTGACGAGCGCGGAGTTCTACCGCGCCGTCGCCGGGGTGCTGGCGCCGCACGGCCTGGTCGCCGTGAACGTCGCCGACGGCGCCGGACTCGCGTTCGCACGCAGTCAGGCCGCGACGCTGGCCCACGTGTTCCCCTCCGTCGCGGTGGCCGCCGACCCTCAGATGCTGAAGGCCAAGCGGTTCGGGAACGTCGTCGCCTTCGCCTCGGCGAGCGAGCTGCCGTTCGACACGATGCCGCGGCTCCTGGCCGGAGACCCCGTGGCGGCCAAGCTCGTGACGGGGCGGGAGCTCGAGAACTTCATCGCGGGCGCGGCGGTGGCCACGGATCAGACGGCGACCAGGTCGCCCGCGCCGGCGCGGAGCGTGTTCGCGGTGGATCGGCGGGCCGCGGAGTAGCGGAGGCGGCGTCGTGCGCTCGCGGCGGCATCGCCTTGTGCGCTGGTGGGGGCGGCGTCGTGTCGCGGGCTCGGGGGGCGGCGTCGTGTCGCGGGCTCAGGGGCATTAGTGCGTCGTGCACTCGGAGGCGGTTCACACGGGCCGGGGGCAGGGTGGTCGTGGGGCGACGGACGGGAGCGGACATGCAGACGGCACCACGACTGACGAAGACGGCGATGCGCACGATGTCGGTCGCCGCCGCGGCCTTGTCGGCGACGCTGCTGGCCGGATGCGGGGCGGGCGACGACACGACCACGCGGTCCACGGCGACACCGACTGCCGCCACGCCGATTCCGTCCGTGACCGCGACTCCCTCGCCCGCGCCGACCTCGACGCCGACGCCCGCCGCGGAGGACCTCGGGCCCCTCGTGCCCGCGGGCGAGCCGACCCCGATCGCGTCGAACCTTCCCACCCCCTGGTCGATCGCCACCCTTGCCGACGGATCGGTGCTGGTGAGCGAACGCGACGACGCACGGATCGTCGAGATCGTCGGCGGCCAGGCGGTGCCCGTGACGACGGTGGAGGGGGTGCAGGCCGCAGGAGAAGGCGGACTGATGGGGCTCGCCGTGCTCGAGGGAGCATCCGGGAACTGGCTCTACGCGATGCACACCGCGGCATCCGACAACCGGGTGGTGCGTATGCAGCTCGGCGG contains the following coding sequences:
- a CDS encoding spermidine synthase; amino-acid sequence: MARERDRRGTRVEHPSARLSDGMLATIEPDRFRAGSQVLIVDGTPQSHVDLDDPTYLSFEYVRRIGHGIDLLAPAGEAITAVHLGGGAFTLPRYVEATRPGSRQQVVEIDSGLVEFVRRELPLPRSASIRVRHGDAREVLEKLPTGILGAVDLVVVDVFAGARTPAHVTSAEFYRAVAGVLAPHGLVAVNVADGAGLAFARSQAATLAHVFPSVAVAADPQMLKAKRFGNVVAFASASELPFDTMPRLLAGDPVAAKLVTGRELENFIAGAAVATDQTATRSPAPARSVFAVDRRAAE